A genome region from Nocardia sp. NBC_01730 includes the following:
- a CDS encoding class I SAM-dependent methyltransferase, which produces MGYGFRRADVAFLGSAAGAAALAEVDRLELTRATHLRDLERVRRDQGSWAAALVETVRLRRRAAAKLADAVEWLFTDDALQQATPTMVARQRAARLAGRAVHDVTCSIGAELIELARVCPSVIGSDLDDVRLSMAAHNLSGNRNLLLAKADALVPVSRDTVVVADPARRADGRRTHDPAKLQPPLPDLLAAYAGRDLVVKCAPGLDFDRMDWPGEIEVVSLDGAVREACLWSPGLAEAGVTRRATVLITGGAVRTYTGADPDDIPERDPGEWIIDPDGAVVRAGLVRHYAAKHGLWQLDPRIAYLTGDRVPDGVRGFRVIERLDYREKTLRAALRRHDCGPLEILARGVEVDPDRLRRTLKPAGSQPYTLVITRIGRSPVVFLCTAVSAPTLV; this is translated from the coding sequence GTGGGGTACGGCTTCCGCCGTGCGGACGTCGCCTTTCTCGGGAGCGCGGCGGGCGCCGCCGCGCTGGCCGAGGTGGACCGGCTGGAGCTGACCCGGGCGACGCACCTGCGCGACCTGGAGCGGGTGCGTCGCGACCAGGGCTCGTGGGCAGCGGCGCTCGTCGAGACAGTGCGATTGCGCCGCAGGGCGGCCGCCAAGCTGGCCGACGCCGTGGAGTGGCTGTTCACCGACGACGCGCTGCAGCAGGCGACTCCGACAATGGTGGCCCGGCAGCGGGCTGCCCGGTTGGCCGGTCGGGCGGTACACGACGTGACGTGCTCGATAGGCGCGGAACTTATCGAGCTGGCGCGTGTCTGCCCTTCGGTGATCGGGAGCGATCTGGACGACGTACGGCTGTCGATGGCCGCACACAATCTGTCCGGAAACCGAAACTTATTGCTGGCCAAGGCGGACGCGCTGGTCCCGGTCAGCAGGGACACGGTCGTGGTCGCCGACCCGGCCCGCCGCGCCGACGGGCGCCGCACCCACGATCCGGCGAAACTCCAGCCGCCCCTTCCGGATCTGCTCGCCGCGTACGCGGGCCGCGATCTGGTCGTGAAGTGCGCTCCCGGACTGGACTTCGACCGCATGGACTGGCCCGGGGAAATCGAGGTGGTCTCGCTCGACGGCGCCGTCCGTGAGGCATGCTTGTGGTCGCCGGGTCTCGCCGAGGCGGGCGTCACCCGCAGAGCGACCGTGCTCATCACCGGCGGAGCGGTCCGCACCTATACCGGCGCCGATCCGGACGACATCCCGGAGCGGGACCCGGGCGAGTGGATCATCGACCCGGACGGCGCGGTGGTCCGCGCGGGCCTGGTCCGCCACTACGCCGCGAAACATGGTCTCTGGCAACTCGATCCGCGGATCGCCTACCTGACCGGCGACCGCGTCCCCGACGGCGTGCGTGGCTTCCGCGTCATCGAACGTCTCGACTATCGGGAGAAGACGCTGCGCGCCGCCCTGCGCCGCCACGATTGTGGTCCGCTGGAAATCCTGGCCCGTGGCGTCGAGGTCGATCCGGATAGACTTCGCCGCACGCTGAAACCGGCAGGCTCCCAGCCTTACACGCTGGTGATCACCAGGATCGGCCGTTCCCCAGTGGTGTTCCTGTGCACGGCGGTTTCCGCGCCTACTCTGGTTTGA
- a CDS encoding enoyl-CoA hydratase-related protein: MAEFVTLDQPEGDAARRVAVLRIVRPPLNLLNIQLARELAEAADAVAADASVAAVVVYGDERVFSAGDDVAELSRLSADQASAVAGDLQRVLGCLARLPQPTVAAISGYCLGGGLELALGADRRVIGDNVKLGLPQIKAGLIPLAGIRRLALLIGPGPAKDLVYTGRFVESDEAKALGLVDEVVAPDDVFTAAMSWARQFVDGPACALAAAKAVFEAGPHGLDRARTEWSDLFTTEDRLIGTGSYLADGPGSAEFVGR; this comes from the coding sequence ATGGCCGAATTCGTGACCCTGGATCAGCCCGAGGGCGATGCCGCGCGCCGCGTGGCCGTCCTCCGGATCGTCCGCCCGCCGCTGAACCTGCTGAACATTCAGCTGGCGCGCGAGCTGGCCGAGGCGGCCGACGCGGTTGCCGCGGACGCGAGCGTCGCGGCCGTGGTCGTGTACGGCGACGAGCGGGTGTTCTCGGCGGGTGACGACGTGGCCGAGCTGTCCCGGCTGAGCGCGGACCAGGCGAGCGCCGTGGCGGGCGATCTGCAGCGCGTCCTCGGCTGCCTGGCCCGGCTCCCGCAGCCCACCGTCGCGGCGATCAGCGGCTACTGTCTCGGCGGCGGGCTGGAGCTGGCGCTCGGCGCCGATCGGCGTGTCATCGGTGACAATGTCAAGCTGGGTCTTCCGCAGATCAAGGCCGGCCTGATCCCGCTCGCCGGAATCCGGCGGCTCGCGCTGCTCATCGGGCCGGGCCCGGCCAAGGACCTGGTCTACACCGGCCGGTTCGTCGAGTCGGACGAGGCGAAGGCGCTCGGTCTGGTCGACGAGGTCGTCGCGCCGGACGACGTGTTCACCGCCGCGATGAGCTGGGCGCGGCAGTTCGTGGACGGACCGGCGTGCGCGCTGGCCGCCGCGAAAGCGGTCTTCGAAGCCGGACCACACGGCCTGGACCGCGCGCGGACGGAATGGTCGGATCTGTTCACGACCGAGGATCGCCTGATAGGAACAGGTTCCTATCTCGCGGACGGTCCCGGGTCTGCCGAATTCGTGGGGCGATAG
- a CDS encoding NUDIX hydrolase: MSETKSEPDSQPGIPTLKDASTVMLVRDGVDGPEIFLQRRVGAMAFAAGMTVFPGGGVDPSDATADITWAGPEPAWWAERFATTELRAKALVCAAVRETFEECGVLLAGPTSDSVVSDTARYRAARGKLERRELSLASFLAEEKLVLRADLLRPWANWITPVIEPRRYDTRFFVAVLPEGQRADGATSEAAEVQWRTPEEALARWRAGTDILLPPTWSQLVALGEFGSTADILVAWPTIDPIMPVLVDIDGKQMLSFPDNQRYFADLPDAGRLRGSVRE; the protein is encoded by the coding sequence GTGAGTGAGACAAAATCGGAGCCCGACTCTCAGCCGGGGATACCGACGCTCAAGGACGCGTCGACGGTGATGCTGGTGCGCGACGGTGTCGACGGCCCCGAGATCTTCCTGCAGCGCAGGGTCGGGGCCATGGCATTCGCCGCGGGGATGACCGTATTCCCCGGCGGCGGCGTAGACCCGTCCGACGCCACCGCGGACATCACCTGGGCCGGCCCCGAACCAGCCTGGTGGGCCGAGCGGTTCGCGACGACCGAGCTGAGGGCCAAGGCGCTGGTGTGCGCGGCGGTACGTGAGACGTTCGAGGAATGTGGCGTGCTGCTGGCCGGTCCGACTTCCGACAGCGTCGTCTCCGACACGGCCCGGTACCGGGCCGCCCGCGGAAAGCTGGAGCGCAGGGAGCTGTCGCTGGCGTCGTTCCTCGCCGAGGAGAAGCTCGTGCTGCGCGCGGATCTGCTGCGGCCGTGGGCGAATTGGATCACCCCGGTGATCGAGCCGCGCCGCTACGACACCCGGTTCTTCGTCGCGGTGCTGCCGGAGGGGCAGCGCGCCGACGGCGCCACCTCGGAGGCGGCGGAGGTGCAGTGGCGCACCCCGGAGGAGGCATTGGCGCGCTGGCGGGCAGGCACCGACATCCTTCTGCCGCCGACTTGGTCACAGCTGGTCGCGCTCGGCGAATTCGGGTCCACCGCCGACATTCTGGTCGCGTGGCCGACGATCGATCCGATCATGCCGGTGCTCGTCGACATCGACGGCAAGCAGATGCTGTCTTTCCCGGACAACCAGCGCTACTTCGCCGATCTCCCGGATGCCGGTCGGCTCAGGGGATCTGTGCGCGAATGA
- the serB gene encoding phosphoserine phosphatase SerB produces the protein MADTTVLVTVTGPDRPGVTSVLLAAMSRHRVSLLDVEQVVIRGRLTLGVLVTCPHDPEALQDELEEAMNTVSMHVDVEVGAEVGRHPMSTHAVVILGSPVTARAFSAVSRQLATLGANIDTIRGIADYPVTGMELLVTATDPSTDTDSRLRTALAEVAVAEQVDVAVERAGLARRGKRLIVFDVDSTLIQGEVIEMLAAHAGVEEEVAKVTEAAMRGEIEFAESLRQRVATLEGLDASVIEAVADRIELTPGARTTIRTLRRLGFRCGVVSGGFRQVIEPLAHELELDFVQANTLEIQDGKLTGRVVGEIVDRPAKAAALRKFAAEAGVPMEQTVAVGDGANDIDMLNAAGLGVAFNAKPALREVADAALSHPYLDAVLFILGVTRDEVEAADARDGLLRRVPLA, from the coding sequence TTGGCCGACACCACAGTCCTCGTCACCGTCACCGGGCCCGACCGGCCCGGTGTGACGTCCGTGTTGCTCGCGGCGATGTCGCGGCACCGGGTGAGCCTGCTGGACGTGGAGCAGGTCGTGATCCGGGGCAGGCTGACCCTGGGCGTCCTGGTCACCTGTCCGCACGATCCCGAGGCGTTGCAGGACGAACTCGAAGAGGCCATGAACACCGTCAGCATGCACGTCGACGTCGAGGTCGGCGCCGAGGTCGGCAGGCATCCGATGTCCACGCACGCGGTGGTGATCCTCGGTAGCCCGGTTACCGCGCGCGCCTTCAGCGCGGTGTCGCGGCAGTTGGCCACGCTCGGCGCCAATATCGACACTATCCGCGGTATCGCGGACTATCCGGTGACCGGCATGGAGCTGCTGGTCACCGCGACCGACCCGAGCACGGACACCGACTCGCGGCTGCGCACGGCGCTGGCGGAGGTCGCGGTGGCCGAGCAGGTCGACGTCGCGGTGGAGCGCGCCGGGCTGGCCCGCCGTGGGAAGCGGCTCATCGTGTTCGACGTCGACTCGACGCTGATCCAGGGCGAGGTCATCGAGATGCTCGCCGCGCACGCGGGCGTGGAGGAGGAGGTCGCCAAGGTCACCGAAGCCGCCATGCGCGGCGAGATCGAGTTCGCCGAGTCGCTGCGGCAGCGGGTCGCGACACTCGAGGGCCTCGACGCGTCGGTGATCGAGGCGGTGGCTGATCGGATCGAGCTGACGCCCGGCGCCCGTACCACCATCCGTACGCTGCGCAGGCTCGGGTTTCGCTGTGGTGTGGTGTCCGGTGGTTTCCGTCAGGTGATCGAGCCGCTGGCGCATGAGCTGGAGCTGGACTTCGTTCAGGCGAACACCCTGGAGATCCAGGACGGAAAGCTCACCGGACGCGTTGTCGGCGAGATCGTCGACCGGCCGGCCAAGGCCGCGGCGCTGCGCAAGTTCGCGGCCGAGGCCGGAGTTCCGATGGAGCAGACCGTCGCGGTCGGCGACGGCGCCAACGACATCGACATGCTCAACGCCGCCGGGCTCGGCGTGGCGTTCAACGCCAAGCCCGCGTTGCGCGAGGTCGCCGACGCCGCCCTTTCGCATCCGTACCTGGACGCGGTGCTGTTCATCCTCGGCGTCACCCGGGACGAGGTGGAGGCGGCTGACGCCAGGGACGGCCTGCTGCGCCGAGTACCTTTGGCCTGA
- a CDS encoding protease inhibitor I42 family protein, producing the protein MRKSLLVLLLGLAVMGCGSNDSSAADPVVRVTDADNGQERGLHAGQRLVVTLPSNPSTGYSWRIAELDDALVKLDGVADFEPDPTVPVAPGSGGSTVWTFVGAGTGVAQLTMDYARPWEQGMEPTERFSLTIKVE; encoded by the coding sequence GTGCGGAAGTCCCTGCTCGTGCTGTTGCTCGGGTTGGCAGTGATGGGCTGTGGCAGCAACGACTCGTCGGCGGCGGATCCCGTTGTGCGCGTCACCGACGCCGACAACGGTCAGGAGCGCGGATTGCACGCCGGTCAGCGGCTCGTGGTCACCCTGCCGTCGAACCCGTCGACCGGGTATTCCTGGCGCATAGCGGAATTGGACGACGCACTGGTGAAGCTGGACGGTGTGGCGGACTTCGAACCGGATCCGACGGTGCCTGTGGCGCCCGGCTCGGGCGGCAGCACCGTGTGGACCTTCGTCGGTGCCGGGACGGGCGTCGCCCAGCTGACGATGGACTACGCACGGCCGTGGGAGCAAGGCATGGAGCCGACCGAGAGGTTTTCGTTGACGATCAAGGTGGAGTGA
- a CDS encoding ABC transporter ATP-binding protein has protein sequence MERVPQPDPDLLIDFTDVTVRRSGHTLVGPVTWQVELDERWVVLGPNGAGKTSLLRMAAAETHPTSGIAHLLGERIGKVDVNELRPRIGLSSAAVASRVPLDEKVSDLVVSAGYAVLGRWRERYDDVDTDRAIDMLESLGAEHLSDRTYGTLSEGERKRVLIARALMPDPELLLLDEPAAGLDLGGREELVERLGDLAADPDSPAIVLVTHHVEEIPPGFTHGLLLNEGEVVAQGLLGDVLTAANLSDAFRQSIALSRVGGRYFARRARRAGKHRTR, from the coding sequence ATGGAGCGCGTGCCGCAACCGGATCCCGATCTGCTCATCGATTTCACCGACGTGACCGTCCGCCGTTCGGGCCACACCCTCGTCGGGCCGGTCACCTGGCAGGTCGAGCTCGACGAACGCTGGGTCGTCCTCGGCCCCAACGGCGCGGGCAAGACCTCGCTGCTGCGGATGGCCGCCGCCGAGACCCACCCCACCTCGGGCATCGCCCATCTGCTCGGGGAGCGGATCGGGAAGGTGGACGTCAACGAGCTGCGCCCGCGCATCGGCCTGTCCTCGGCCGCGGTGGCCAGCCGGGTTCCACTCGACGAGAAGGTCAGCGACTTGGTGGTGTCCGCCGGGTACGCGGTGCTGGGCCGGTGGCGGGAGCGCTACGACGACGTCGACACCGACCGCGCCATCGACATGCTGGAAAGCCTGGGTGCCGAACATCTCTCGGACCGCACCTACGGGACGCTGTCGGAGGGCGAGCGGAAGCGGGTGCTCATCGCTCGCGCGCTGATGCCCGATCCCGAGCTGCTACTGCTGGACGAGCCCGCCGCCGGCCTGGACCTGGGCGGTCGGGAGGAGCTGGTGGAGCGGCTCGGCGATCTCGCGGCCGATCCGGACTCGCCCGCGATCGTGCTCGTCACCCACCACGTGGAGGAGATCCCGCCAGGATTCACCCACGGCCTGTTGCTCAACGAGGGTGAGGTGGTCGCGCAGGGTCTGCTCGGCGACGTGCTCACCGCGGCCAACCTGAGCGATGCGTTCCGCCAGTCGATCGCGTTGAGTCGGGTGGGCGGTCGATACTTCGCGCGGCGCGCGCGCCGCGCGGGTAAGCATCGCACCCGCTGA
- a CDS encoding aminoacyl-tRNA hydrolase — MTSMPECGAEFRGSGETARAATVPDAAGFLVRHAELAEGYGHAGDPDDPAMVQAMQMVLHLPKIDPPPRSSLLAAAAAAAVALCLDERVSPGGEWEERYLAWKRSRIRKVARRARGAQWSATCAVDGVTVEIDGAQARALVPEPVSQVDPRIKRLQIGGTDLDHDDPGPPDPKLPVLWVNTALGMTLGKAAAQVGHASMLLAGALTAEHAWRWSERGFHCSVREADAERWMTLVGRVADGTAVAVRDAGFTEVAPGSMTVIAVPALAW; from the coding sequence ATGACGAGCATGCCGGAATGTGGTGCCGAATTCCGCGGCAGCGGGGAGACCGCGAGGGCCGCGACGGTGCCGGACGCCGCAGGATTTCTGGTCAGGCATGCGGAGCTGGCCGAAGGCTATGGCCATGCGGGCGATCCGGACGATCCGGCCATGGTGCAGGCGATGCAGATGGTGCTGCACCTTCCCAAGATCGATCCACCACCCCGCAGCTCGCTGCTCGCGGCGGCGGCGGCCGCCGCGGTGGCGCTGTGCTTGGACGAGCGGGTATCGCCGGGCGGCGAATGGGAAGAGCGCTATCTGGCGTGGAAGCGTTCGCGGATCCGCAAGGTGGCCAGGCGGGCCCGCGGCGCCCAGTGGAGCGCGACCTGCGCGGTGGACGGCGTCACTGTCGAGATCGACGGCGCGCAGGCACGGGCGCTCGTGCCTGAACCGGTGAGCCAGGTCGATCCGCGGATCAAGCGCCTGCAGATCGGCGGCACCGATCTCGACCACGACGATCCCGGGCCGCCCGACCCGAAGCTGCCCGTGCTGTGGGTGAACACGGCGCTCGGCATGACCCTGGGCAAGGCCGCCGCGCAGGTCGGCCACGCGAGCATGCTGCTGGCCGGTGCGCTCACCGCCGAGCACGCGTGGCGTTGGTCCGAGCGTGGATTCCATTGCTCGGTGCGCGAAGCCGACGCCGAGCGGTGGATGACCCTCGTCGGCCGGGTGGCCGACGGCACCGCCGTCGCCGTGCGAGACGCGGGGTTCACCGAGGTGGCGCCTGGCTCGATGACCGTGATCGCGGTGCCTGCCCTGGCCTGGTGA
- a CDS encoding outer membrane protein assembly factor BamB family protein has translation MWRPSRIRAAAVLAAVGALALAGCGTDVDDITVGPGKGWPAAFHDGRNGATSPVSGAKKIALSWTRPVGGPLAEAVTLGPDGQLFVTTRLPNCAIFSFQMATGRKRFCNALGPSAISAPSVVDGMTNVYVGDDSGVNAFNYLGQPRWRTPVAGTPVSAQFTGDGNLLTVTQSGQVDVLSRQTGDRVVPTAQLLGEPDFLEHPDLTWPAAGQGLDDCATGGPQCPVANISPIDTSSGRFYVTLWKPGEPTAALVALRYADGKIQQEWSAGLLERGSATSPALSADGSTVYVGDNSNRLIALDTADGRTKWVRQLAWAPRGGISVSSAGLIIPSGDDGYLIALRDKGDAVETVWERKDLALRGTPVQTADNIGYTAAAIADGLNLITFDTETGATVDSDVLPNAQGTTTGTSVGAKGEIVVATRIGEIFAFKPE, from the coding sequence ATGTGGCGACCGTCCCGGATACGTGCTGCGGCCGTGCTGGCCGCGGTCGGTGCGCTGGCCTTGGCGGGCTGCGGCACCGACGTCGACGACATCACCGTCGGTCCGGGCAAGGGCTGGCCCGCCGCGTTCCACGACGGCCGCAACGGTGCAACCAGCCCGGTCAGCGGCGCCAAGAAGATCGCGCTGAGCTGGACGCGTCCGGTGGGCGGGCCGCTCGCCGAGGCGGTCACGCTGGGTCCCGACGGTCAGCTGTTCGTCACCACGCGCCTACCGAACTGCGCGATCTTCTCGTTCCAGATGGCCACCGGGCGCAAGCGATTCTGCAACGCGCTCGGCCCGAGCGCGATCTCCGCACCGTCCGTGGTCGACGGCATGACCAACGTCTACGTCGGCGATGACAGTGGCGTAAACGCGTTCAACTATCTCGGGCAGCCGCGCTGGCGCACCCCGGTGGCGGGAACTCCGGTGTCGGCGCAATTCACCGGGGACGGAAATCTATTGACCGTCACCCAATCCGGTCAGGTCGACGTGCTGTCCCGGCAGACCGGCGATCGCGTCGTGCCGACAGCGCAACTGCTCGGCGAGCCCGATTTCCTCGAGCACCCCGACCTCACCTGGCCCGCCGCGGGCCAAGGGCTGGACGACTGCGCCACCGGAGGGCCGCAGTGCCCGGTCGCGAACATCTCCCCGATCGACACCTCGAGCGGCCGCTTCTATGTGACGCTGTGGAAGCCGGGCGAGCCGACCGCGGCGCTGGTCGCCCTCCGCTACGCGGACGGCAAGATCCAGCAGGAGTGGAGCGCCGGACTGTTGGAGCGCGGCAGTGCGACCAGCCCCGCCCTGTCCGCCGACGGCAGCACCGTCTACGTCGGCGACAACAGCAACCGCCTGATCGCCCTCGACACCGCGGACGGGCGCACCAAGTGGGTCCGGCAGCTGGCCTGGGCGCCGCGCGGGGGCATCTCGGTGTCGAGTGCCGGACTGATCATCCCCTCCGGCGATGACGGCTACCTGATCGCGCTACGCGACAAGGGCGACGCCGTCGAAACCGTGTGGGAACGCAAGGATCTCGCGCTGCGTGGCACGCCGGTACAGACGGCGGACAACATCGGCTACACCGCGGCGGCCATCGCCGACGGCCTGAACCTGATCACGTTCGACACCGAGACCGGCGCCACCGTCGATTCCGACGTGCTTCCGAACGCCCAGGGCACCACCACCGGGACCTCGGTCGGCGCCAAGGGTGAGATCGTGGTCGCCACCCGCATCGGCGAGATCTTCGCCTTCAAACCAGAGTAG
- the ctaD gene encoding aa3-type cytochrome oxidase subunit I, giving the protein MTAVEPQPVPQLEATRPYPARTGPKGSFIYKMVTTTDPKVLGVMYLTTSMAFFLIGGLMALMMRGELARPGLQFLSPEQFNQLFTMHGTIMLLFYATAIVFGFANIVLPLQIGAPDVAFPRLNAFSYWLYAFGATMATAGFITPGGAADFGWTAYVPLTDILHSPGVGTDLWILGLAVSGLGTILGGVNMLTTVVCLRAPGMTMFRMPIFTWNIAVTSVLVLLAFPLLTAALFGLAYDRHLGGHIYDPATGGILLYQHLFWFFGHPEVYIIALPFFGIVSEIFPVFSRKPIFGYTTLVYATLGIAALSIAVWAHHMYATGAVLLPYFSFMTFLIAVPTGVKFFNWIGTMWRGQLTFESPMLFSIGFIVTFLFGGLSGVILASPPLDFHVTDSYFVVAHFHYVLFGTIVFATYAGIYFWFPKMTGRMLDERLAKWHFWTTFLGFHATFLVQHWLGAEGMPRRYADYLPSDGFTALNTISTIGAFILGASMLPFLWNVFKSYRYGEVVTVDDPWGYGNSLEWATTCPPPRHNFYELPRIRSERPAFELHYPHMVDRMRAEAHVGWGSGKHATELHEGAVATK; this is encoded by the coding sequence GTGACTGCCGTAGAGCCCCAGCCAGTCCCTCAGTTGGAAGCGACTCGGCCGTATCCGGCTCGGACCGGGCCGAAGGGCTCGTTCATCTACAAGATGGTCACCACCACGGACCCGAAGGTCCTGGGTGTCATGTACTTGACGACGTCGATGGCATTCTTCCTCATCGGCGGTCTCATGGCCCTGATGATGCGTGGTGAGCTCGCGCGTCCCGGCCTGCAGTTCCTCTCGCCAGAGCAGTTCAACCAGCTGTTCACCATGCACGGCACGATCATGCTGCTGTTCTACGCGACCGCGATCGTGTTCGGCTTCGCCAATATCGTCCTGCCGCTGCAGATCGGCGCCCCTGATGTCGCGTTCCCGCGCCTGAATGCCTTCAGCTATTGGCTGTACGCCTTCGGTGCCACCATGGCGACCGCGGGCTTCATCACCCCGGGCGGCGCGGCGGACTTCGGCTGGACGGCGTACGTGCCGCTGACCGACATCCTGCACTCGCCGGGCGTCGGCACCGACCTATGGATCCTCGGTCTGGCCGTTTCCGGTCTCGGCACCATCCTCGGTGGCGTCAACATGCTGACCACTGTCGTCTGCCTGCGCGCTCCGGGCATGACGATGTTCCGGATGCCGATCTTCACCTGGAATATCGCCGTCACCAGTGTGCTCGTGCTGCTCGCCTTCCCGCTGCTGACCGCCGCGCTGTTCGGCCTGGCCTACGACCGCCACCTCGGTGGCCACATCTACGACCCGGCGACCGGCGGCATTCTGCTCTACCAGCACCTGTTCTGGTTCTTCGGCCACCCCGAGGTGTACATCATCGCGCTGCCGTTCTTCGGCATCGTGTCGGAGATCTTCCCGGTCTTCTCGCGTAAGCCGATCTTCGGTTACACCACGCTGGTCTACGCGACCCTGGGTATCGCCGCCCTGTCCATCGCGGTGTGGGCGCACCACATGTACGCCACCGGCGCGGTGCTGCTGCCGTACTTCTCGTTCATGACCTTCCTCATCGCGGTCCCGACCGGCGTGAAGTTCTTCAACTGGATCGGCACCATGTGGCGTGGTCAGCTGACCTTCGAGTCGCCGATGCTGTTCTCGATCGGCTTCATCGTCACGTTCCTCTTCGGTGGCCTGTCGGGTGTCATCCTGGCCAGCCCGCCGCTGGACTTCCACGTCACCGACTCGTACTTCGTCGTGGCGCACTTCCACTACGTGCTGTTCGGCACCATTGTGTTCGCGACCTACGCGGGCATCTACTTCTGGTTCCCGAAGATGACCGGGCGCATGCTGGACGAGCGCTTGGCCAAGTGGCACTTCTGGACGACCTTCCTCGGCTTCCATGCGACCTTCCTGGTCCAGCACTGGCTCGGCGCCGAGGGCATGCCGCGCCGCTATGCCGACTACCTGCCGAGCGACGGCTTCACCGCGCTGAACACGATCTCGACGATCGGTGCGTTCATCCTGGGCGCGTCGATGCTGCCGTTCCTGTGGAACGTCTTCAAGAGCTACCGTTACGGTGAGGTGGTCACCGTGGACGACCCGTGGGGTTACGGCAATTCGCTGGAGTGGGCCACGACCTGCCCGCCGCCGCGGCACAACTTCTACGAGTTGCCGCGGATCCGCTCCGAGCGTCCCGCCTTCGAGCTGCACTACCCACACATGGTCGACCGCATGCGCGCCGAAGCCCACGTGGGTTGGGGTTCGGGCAAGCATGCCACCGAGCTCCACGAAGGTGCCGTGGCGACGAAGTAG
- a CDS encoding class I SAM-dependent methyltransferase, with protein sequence MTVRPDDPAPNPHATEAEVAAALEDTKLAQVLYHDWEAETYDDKWSISYDERCIEYARGRFDAAVGPAPLPYGKALELGCGTGFFLLNLMQAGVAKSGSVTDLSPGMVKVALRNAQNLGLDVEGRVADAETIPYEDDTFDLVVGHAVLHHIPDVELALKECLRVLKPGGRFVFAGEPTTAGNFYARWLGRITWKATTTVTKLPILSDWRRPQEELDESSRAAALEAVVDLHTFDPRDLEAMARSAGAVDVAATTEEFTAALWGWPVRTFEAAVPAEKLTWRYRVAMYRAWIGLSWVDEKVMRRVVPRQFFYNAMITGVKSSASAK encoded by the coding sequence ATGACGGTACGTCCCGACGACCCCGCGCCGAACCCGCACGCCACCGAGGCGGAGGTCGCAGCAGCGCTGGAGGATACGAAGCTGGCCCAGGTGCTCTACCACGACTGGGAAGCCGAGACCTACGACGACAAATGGTCTATCTCGTACGACGAGCGCTGTATCGAATACGCCCGCGGCCGGTTCGACGCCGCGGTCGGCCCGGCGCCGCTGCCCTACGGCAAGGCGCTCGAACTCGGCTGCGGTACCGGCTTTTTCCTGCTGAACCTGATGCAGGCGGGCGTGGCGAAATCCGGTTCGGTCACCGACCTGTCGCCGGGCATGGTCAAGGTCGCGCTGCGCAACGCACAGAACCTCGGGCTGGACGTGGAGGGCCGGGTCGCCGACGCGGAGACCATTCCCTACGAGGACGACACCTTCGACCTGGTGGTCGGCCACGCGGTGCTGCACCACATCCCTGACGTCGAGCTGGCGCTGAAGGAGTGCCTGCGCGTGCTCAAGCCGGGCGGCCGTTTCGTATTCGCGGGTGAGCCGACCACGGCAGGCAACTTCTACGCACGCTGGCTGGGCCGGATCACCTGGAAGGCCACCACCACGGTCACCAAGCTACCGATCCTGAGCGACTGGCGGCGTCCGCAGGAGGAGCTGGACGAGTCCTCGCGCGCGGCGGCCTTGGAGGCGGTGGTCGATCTGCACACCTTCGATCCGCGTGACCTGGAGGCCATGGCGCGTTCGGCAGGCGCCGTCGACGTGGCCGCCACCACCGAGGAATTCACGGCCGCGTTGTGGGGCTGGCCGGTGCGCACGTTCGAGGCCGCGGTGCCCGCCGAGAAGCTCACCTGGCGCTACCGGGTGGCGATGTACCGCGCCTGGATCGGCCTGAGCTGGGTGGACGAGAAGGTCATGCGTCGCGTGGTGCCGCGCCAGTTCTTCTACAACGCCATGATCACCGGCGTGAAGTCCAGCGCTTCCGCCAAGTAG